AGTTCATCGGGTGCATGGCTCACAGCCACATCCGCGTCGGAGAAGCGCTGTCCGTCCCGATAGGCCTCGAAAATCTCGCCAATACCGATCATGCCAAAGGAAGCGCATTCCGCGGCCCTGAGCGCCCCCATGCTGGCGGCGCCATAGAGGGTGACGCCATTCGATAGCGCGTAAAGAATTTCCTTATGCCAAACGGCGGCACAATCGCCGTAAAGACCATCGATCAAGCCGATGACCTTGGCGCCTTTGCGGGTGGCGTCGAAAATATTGCCGCAGACCGCCGGTCCGCGAAGGTCGAGGTCGGGGATGGATTCTCTGGCCATGCCGTAGATGGATGGACCTGCAAAAACCACCGGCTTCATTAAAACCCTCCCAACGTCAGCAGATGATCCAGGCCGCGCTGCGATATGTTTTGAAGTCCGCTGCCGACAGGGGCAAGGCCGCTCGCAAGAACCCGCACGACGTAAAGGCCGGAAACCATCGTTTGCAGGGGGAAGACAAAGATATCATCGATACCGCGCGCGAAAAGGTGGCTTGCGAGTTGCCGCCATGCCGGCGCGGACCCGGTGCCTTTGGCGAAATACAGATCGGACGGCACATTTTTCACCGGCCGCATGCTGTGACTCAAGGGTTCCGCAACTGCTTTGTCTCTTTGATAGCGCAGAGGAGCGAGATCGTCTCTCGCGCCACTGATATCCGTCAGGCGGGACTGGATTGCTTCCAGCAGGGCTGCGAGTGCCGCGCCGTGGAAATCAGGGCGGCAGGCGGCACCCGCGGCATGTCTGGTGGTCGGCCCATCCTGCGCCTGAAGAGGGCGGGGCAGGGTTGCCATGACCACGGGCACGTCAAGTCCATTCGTAAGGTCGAAGAAAGACGGTGTCACGCCGATATTCGTCAGGCGCTGCACAAGGCTGTTGAGGGATCGGTCGGTCCCCGCCGTGATGAAAGTAGGCTGTGGGGCTATCGCGCGGGTTTCGAACGTGTCGAGGAGGACACTGGCGTCATTTTCGATGAGTTCAAGCAGGGCGTGGAGGACGGCATGGTCGTAATCGAAACCCGCTGCTAGCCCCTGGGAGCTCATGCGAAAGGCCTGCCGGTCCCATGGGAAATCCACGCGGAAATCCATGCCGACAAGTTCGTAAGGTGCAAAAACGTCCCCTTCCTTGCGGATCGACAAACCCTTAACCCAGCCACGTTCTTTTCGCGGATCGAGAACATCCATGTCGACCCTGCCGACAGTTCCGAGGGGAATAATGGGAACGCCTTTATCCCGCATGTCCAGCAGCGACCCGAAAGCCGCGACGTGTTGGCGGGTTTCTTCGGCAACGGCGCCCTCGATCGCTTCCATGACGGCCGAAACCCGAGCCTGTTCTACAACAAGCCCCTTGCCCTGCGAGACAGACAGTCCGCGGGAATTGGGACGGACCGCAAACCAGACGGGAACGCCTATAACATCAAGGCCGGTTACGTCGCCGACGCGGGAAATCCCGAACCGCCGAAGCAGCCCGGGATCCGAGAACCAGGTGTCGGCTCGCCTTGACGCTGTTGCCGCGGGATTGGACGCGCCGTCGTCTGTCAAGGCAGCGGAACCAAGATCAGCGGGACACGCCGGTGTCGTCGGAGAGGATGGCATCGTACAGCTCGCCGGTGACGGAGCCGGCAGGACCGACAGCCTTCAGGGCTGCTTCGATGGGGGCCTGGACCATGCGGTTGAAGTCCCAGCCGGCATCATTCACCTCGCCGATAAAGGCGAAATCGGCCTCGGAGACCACGGCGCCGCCGGCGACCAGGGCTTCGATGCCCTGGATCTGAGCCTGATCCAACTCCGCATCCGGCTCACCGTTCTGGCGGACAAGCATGGACTTCGCGGCGGCAGCGACGCGGGCATAGCCGTCCACGCCGGGATGAGCGGCTTCATAAGCGGCAATTGTCTCGTGCGAGACGGATGCCACCCGCAGCGGTGCGGTGCGGATGAACAGAACACCGAAATCCTTTTTTCCAACAATGAAGAAATGCGAGGACATAATATCTCCTATTTAATTCCAGCTAATCGAAGCGCTTGATAAAATCTCTCATTCGCTACCGGGTCGCGGTCGGGAGACAGGCTGCTGATCTCCCTTGCCGTCATGCCCGGATAGTTTTCCTGAAGCCTGCTCCCACTTTCCCTGGCTGCAACGAGATCGCCGTGCAGCGCATGGCTGGCGGTGAGGACACGCAGGGCCGGCTCGTCATTTTCCATTCGCCCGCACAATTCGACTGCGGTACCGTAGTCCTCGCGCTTGAATGCGATGCTGGCGCCGGCCCACCAGTAGATGTCAGGCGCCAAAGGATTGAGATCGATCGCCTGCTGAAACTTTTCCCAGGCGATTTCCGCATCTCCGAAATGGGCAAGCGCATCCGCATGCTGAAGCAGAAGATCGGCGGAGTTGGGCGCCAGCGCCTCAGCCTCGAAGAATTTTTCGGCAGATGTGTCGAAATCCCGCTGGTAGAGTGCAACCACGGCGCACATCCAGTGGCCGACGCCAAGCGCCGGATCGATATCGATTGAAGAATCGGCTTCTGCCTTGGCGCGGTGCAGCAGGTGCGGGTCGTTGCCGCCGAGCATCAGCCATTCCAGTTGCAGGCTCTGCGCCACGCGTGCGCGTGCGACCGCCAGGCTATGGTCGAGATCGACGGCCTTGCGGAACATGGAACGGGCTCTTCGCAGCAGCGGCAGATCACATTTGCCCCGCAGAAGCTGTTGACCCTCGAGCAATTGCCGGTAGGCCTCGCCGTTATGGTTGCGGTCGGGTTCCACCTGAAGCCGCTCGATTTCGCGGGCAAGTGCTGCCGCGACCTGTTTCGAGAGCAGGCGAAAGGCAGCATGGATTTGCCGCGGGGTTAAAACAGCTTCCAGCGACCAGACGATTTCACCGCTTGCCTCTTCAATCAGCGCGACGGACATGCGGCTGTCGTCAAACACTGTCGACATGACCCGGTAATCCGCACGCAGCATGGCATAGCTGTCGTCAGCCCGCTGATGCGCCAGCGCGAAAGTGCTGTGCGGCGAAAGCACGGTAAAGGTCCGGTACCGGACAAGACTGTTAGCGACATCCTCGACAAAGGCCTGCATGACGGGAGAAACCGGTTGACCGTCGACCGTTGCCGGCAGGGCGAAAGCGACGCGCGGTTTGGTCGCGGATTTTGCAAGCTTCCCGATTTCCGCGTCCGCAGGCGCCGTTATCGTGGCGGTGAGGCTTTGTATCCTGCGCCTCAGCGCGACGGTTTCAGCCTCGGGCGCGCGACCCTCCTGACGCAATTGATCGAGCAGCAACTCCTGAATATTGTCGCAGGCGCTGATGTTTCCGATACGCGCATAGGCCGCCATGGCAGCACGGTAGGTTTCTTCGCGCTCGGGTTCTATCCTGCAGGCGCATTCGGCAAGCCTTGCGATATCGTTTGAACTCGCACGGCCAAACCGCGTCAACTCTTCCAGAAGCTGGGTGTAACTGGAAAAGAACAGCTCCCTCAGGCGACGGCGCTCCGAAAGCAGCCAGAGGTAGAGATGATCCTGACCGGCCTCCAGCCCCTCCAGCAATTCGCCGCCAAATTCAAGCAGCGCATTGAGGCGCTGCATCGGGTCGTCTGCCCTTGCTCCGGCAAGGAAAATGGCAAGGTCGGTACGCTGCGAAAGCTTGCCCGCCTTTAGATCGTTTCCTTCGATGAGAAGGATGGCTTCATCGTCATCGGCAAGCTTCTGCAGGCGCAGGATCAGTTGCCGCAGATTACCAAGCGCTCTTTTCTGCTCGACGTTTTCCCACAGTAATGATGCGGCGTGCTGGCGCGAAAGGGACTGATTCGGCGCCAGGATGAGGGCGGCGGTGAGGGCGAAGCCCTTGGACGGAAAAAACGCTTCCCGCACCGCATCACAGCGCGGTGTGCCAAAAAGCCGGATCGGTATCAAATCAGCGTTTCCAGCCATTTTTTCCCCTTGTCCCCCTATCATCTAACAACGTGGCCGCGAAATTGAAAGCCACCACAGCCTTCATTTGACGCTGGTGTGACGCGGCATGCCTATTGTCATGGTCAGAAGCATCAAGAGTGGTGCAACACGGCAGGCATGGGGCACGCGGGTGTGGGCAGGCGGGCATCGGGAATTGCGAAAGTGATAGCGTTTAACGGAAGCTACATGGCGTTCGAGCCACGCATCGAACCCTACCAGCGCGCCGACGACGTCGGATACGCGGTCAGTGAATTCATGTGGTTCAAAGGCCGCCCATTTTATCCAGTGTCGGCCCTGGTGCAGGCGAGAGTAGCGCATGCGCGGTTATCGGCAGAAAGAGGGGATGAGGATGACGAGGATAATCTCGATATTCTCTTTCGTATGCCGATGGTCGCAGGCGGGCATTTTTTCGAGATCGTGCTGCGCTCGAATGAAGGCACGTCCTATGGCGGCTGGGCGTGGGGCGAAGAGCTCGAAATCATGAACGAAGTCGTTAATGGCTACCGTGTGCTGGCGGGAAAGTTCGACGGCAGGCTCATCCGGTTCGAGTTTTCCAAGCGGTTCCAGCGATACACAACGGTGGAACCGTTGCCGGTGGAAAAATCTGTCTTTCTGCTCCAGCGGGAAGCAAAACCTTATACGGGCAGGCGTAGCTTGCCAGTGGGACTGGCTCCTTAAGGCGATCATTGTCGCAAGGGCGCCGCAGTAACGGGGGTTAAAGCGTTGGATCGCGCGGCGGGGGCCGGATCTGACGCCGCAAGCAGGCAAGGCGCGTCCTTGCCTGCTGCGACCATATTTCTTTATTTATTGTGTGGACCATTACGATGCCGAATTCAGGTAATCTGCGTAACAGGGGGATATCGCCGCAGTTCGTGGCGGCGAGCGCCACGGCTGGCGAGGGCGCGCTTTCCGATGGGGCGAGCGCCAGGGATTTTCAGCCCCGAATTCCGCATCATGACCGGCTCAACCTTGTGGAAGAAGTGGTCAAGCAGACCCCGTCTGCTGGGCCCGAACTGGCGGCAAACACGAGAGAAATCCGCAATACGGTTATCGATGCCGATATCAGGCTCGCCAAATGGGGCTGGGTCGTACTGGCAATCGCACATTGCGGACTCATCTATTTCATGGTCCACAATCTCGGCTAGGCATTTCGTGGCGTTGCCTTTGGCTATGAGTGGGATGCCATCGAAACCACATCGGCATAGCAGGCCATCCGAAAGTAAGGGGTGACACCCACCAATATCGTCATACGCCTTCAGAAGTCGCAGGAACGGTGAAGGCTGCGAGGCACGCAATGATGTGGCTGTGAGCGACTTCAGTCACGCTTACCTTGAAGCCGCTTACCGCGGACTTGATGTCTGTCACCAGCTTCGAGCCGTGGCTGCGGTTGCCGGCCATCACCACGTGCATGATTTCTTCGGCCGTACCGGGGTTTATGTCATCCGCCTTCTCCTCAGGAAAACGCTTCGCTGGGGGCTGGGAATCTGAATATGCCGCTCGGTTGGTTTTTTTACGCTGCCCAGTCCGAGAGCGAATAGGCTCTGATGTAATCGATCATCATCTGCGACCCGTCGCTGAAGTCGGTGTCCGACGGCGTTCCTGCCATTCCACCGACCGCAAGGTTGACGACCATGTACATGGGATCATGCATATCGTCAGGGGTGTCCGTCTGTGCCACCGCCACATCGTCGAAGTACCACGTGATGTGTTCGGCATCCCATAGGACGCCATAAGTGTGAAAGCCCTCTGTGCTCGGCACGCTGACGTTGTTGATGACAGAGGTTGGCTCGCCGGCGGCATTGGAGTGGGTGGACATGATGAGGGTATTGGCGTTCTGCCCGCGCATTTCGATGACGTCGAGTTCCGGGGGCCAGGATCCATTCGTCGGCAGAAGCCAGAAGGCCGGCCAGGCGCCCCGGTCGGTTGGCATATCGGCGCGGATTTCAAAGTAGCCGTAGGTCTGGCTGAACGACGAATAAGTGTTCAGCATGCCCGATGTGTAATCGTAACCTTCGACTTCATCGGCGATCGATTGTGCGGTTTTTTCGGCATGTATGGTGAGGATACCGTTTTCGACGCTAAAGGGGTTCACTGCCGACGTTCCGGCATAGCCGGGGTTGACGTACCATTGCGCCTCGCCATTCGTCGTCAGCGAGCTTCCCTTCTCAGGCGCCCACCAATATTTTGCGTCCCAGTTGCCCTGGCCGCCGCTACGCAACGATAGCGAATCGAATTCATCGGCAAAAGTTTGGCTCAGCGCCGATCGGTCGAGGCTGAGTTCGAACTGGTCGGCGTGAAGGTCGTTTATGGTCGTTCGTGCGAGAACAACGGCCTCGCCATTCGAAAAATTGAGCCAGAGGTTATCACCCTGCTGGGTGGCGCTGGCGACCAGCTGGTCGAACGATGTAACGCCGTAGCCATT
This sequence is a window from Agrobacterium tumefaciens. Protein-coding genes within it:
- a CDS encoding BTAD domain-containing putative transcriptional regulator, whose protein sequence is MAGNADLIPIRLFGTPRCDAVREAFFPSKGFALTAALILAPNQSLSRQHAASLLWENVEQKRALGNLRQLILRLQKLADDDEAILLIEGNDLKAGKLSQRTDLAIFLAGARADDPMQRLNALLEFGGELLEGLEAGQDHLYLWLLSERRRLRELFFSSYTQLLEELTRFGRASSNDIARLAECACRIEPEREETYRAAMAAYARIGNISACDNIQELLLDQLRQEGRAPEAETVALRRRIQSLTATITAPADAEIGKLAKSATKPRVAFALPATVDGQPVSPVMQAFVEDVANSLVRYRTFTVLSPHSTFALAHQRADDSYAMLRADYRVMSTVFDDSRMSVALIEEASGEIVWSLEAVLTPRQIHAAFRLLSKQVAAALAREIERLQVEPDRNHNGEAYRQLLEGQQLLRGKCDLPLLRRARSMFRKAVDLDHSLAVARARVAQSLQLEWLMLGGNDPHLLHRAKAEADSSIDIDPALGVGHWMCAVVALYQRDFDTSAEKFFEAEALAPNSADLLLQHADALAHFGDAEIAWEKFQQAIDLNPLAPDIYWWAGASIAFKREDYGTAVELCGRMENDEPALRVLTASHALHGDLVAARESGSRLQENYPGMTAREISSLSPDRDPVANERFYQALRLAGIK
- a CDS encoding TfuA-like protein yields the protein MKPVVFAGPSIYGMARESIPDLDLRGPAVCGNIFDATRKGAKVIGLIDGLYGDCAAVWHKEILYALSNGVTLYGAASMGALRAAECASFGMIGIGEIFEAYRDGQRFSDADVAVSHAPDELDYRPLTIALVDAEATLKACRNTITREDYNQLMRAVASLHFSRRTWRSIAIEAGFGSPMAAMLAANAVSIKRDDAARLLAAVTGDNVKTSPPPSWKFQDTMFFQQLIARQTAAEKKT
- a CDS encoding family 16 glycosylhydrolase, with the translated sequence MARTVVNALGDTLYYSGSSTGFFSATGSGPLLNGTAGNDSMWGDSAVNVTMAGGTGDDIYYLYSGINRAIENAGEGVDTIDTWMSYTLPEHFENLRVTGDGRYAFGNALDNIITGGSGSQTIDGGAGNDVLIGGGGADTFVFTSGNGTDLVMDFSANDTIRLNGYGVTSFDQLVASATQQGDNLWLNFSNGEAVVLARTTINDLHADQFELSLDRSALSQTFADEFDSLSLRSGGQGNWDAKYWWAPEKGSSLTTNGEAQWYVNPGYAGTSAVNPFSVENGILTIHAEKTAQSIADEVEGYDYTSGMLNTYSSFSQTYGYFEIRADMPTDRGAWPAFWLLPTNGSWPPELDVIEMRGQNANTLIMSTHSNAAGEPTSVINNVSVPSTEGFHTYGVLWDAEHITWYFDDVAVAQTDTPDDMHDPMYMVVNLAVGGMAGTPSDTDFSDGSQMMIDYIRAYSLSDWAA
- a CDS encoding YcaO-like family protein, with product MTDDGASNPAATASRRADTWFSDPGLLRRFGISRVGDVTGLDVIGVPVWFAVRPNSRGLSVSQGKGLVVEQARVSAVMEAIEGAVAEETRQHVAAFGSLLDMRDKGVPIIPLGTVGRVDMDVLDPRKERGWVKGLSIRKEGDVFAPYELVGMDFRVDFPWDRQAFRMSSQGLAAGFDYDHAVLHALLELIENDASVLLDTFETRAIAPQPTFITAGTDRSLNSLVQRLTNIGVTPSFFDLTNGLDVPVVMATLPRPLQAQDGPTTRHAAGAACRPDFHGAALAALLEAIQSRLTDISGARDDLAPLRYQRDKAVAEPLSHSMRPVKNVPSDLYFAKGTGSAPAWRQLASHLFARGIDDIFVFPLQTMVSGLYVVRVLASGLAPVGSGLQNISQRGLDHLLTLGGF